In Platichthys flesus chromosome 21, fPlaFle2.1, whole genome shotgun sequence, the following are encoded in one genomic region:
- the gdap1 gene encoding ganglioside-induced differentiation-associated protein 1 isoform X2 has product MATTSSVTRHRSWTIWSRTSMMLCSKGPLTPQGRKYEGTPKLVPEEGSTYYHRVQHYRELLDSLQMDAYTHGCILHPEITVDSHIPAYAASRIRTQIGNTQSELKKLAEQNPELKDAYVAKQRRIKSKLFDHDNMKYLKKLLDELEGVMDQVETELQRREEETPEEGTQSWLCGDFFSMADISLAVTLHRLKFLGLSRRYWGNGNRVNLETYYERVVERAAFTRVLGHVNNILISAVLPVAFRVAKKNAPVIVGTTLLIGLLGGATYMAFLYMKKRLTSFS; this is encoded by the exons ATGGCGACAACGTCATCTGTGACCCGACACAGATCGTGGACTATCTGGAGCAGAACTTCAATGATG CTTTGTTCTAAGGGTCCACTCACCCCACAGGGGAGGAAATATG AGGGCACCCCCAAGCTGGTACCTGAAGAGGGCAGCACATACTATCACAGGGTGCAGCACTACAGAGAGCTGCTGGACTCACTGCAGATGGATGCCTACACCCACGGCTGCATCCTCCACCCTGAGATCACAGTGGACTCGCACATACCAGCCTATGCTGCCTCGCGCATCCGAA CACAGATTGGAAACACACAGTCGGAGCTGAAAAAACTGGCCGAGCAGAATCCAGAGCTGAAAGATGCTTATGTTGCAAAACAGAGGCGCATAAAA TCCAAGTTGTTTGACCACGACAACATGAAGTACCTGAAGAAGCTTCTGGATGAGCTGGAGGGTGTGATGGACCAGGTGGAGACAGAGcttcagaggagggaggaagagacacCAG AGGAAGGAACTCAGTCCTGGCTGTGTGGGGACTTCTTCAGCATGGCCGACATCTCTCTGGCGGTAACCCTACACCGCCTCAAGTTCCTCGGCCTGTCCCGTCGCTACTGGGGCAACGGTAACCGGGTGAACCTGGAGACGTACTACGAGCGTGTGGTGGAGCGGGCGGCCTTCACAAGGGTTTTGGGCCACGTCAACAACATCCTGATATCTGCAGTCCTGCCGGTGGCGTTTCGCGTGGCCAAGAAGAACGCGCCGGTAATTGTGGGTACCACTCTGCTGATAGGCCTCCTGGGCGGAGCCACATACATGGCCTTTCTGTACATGAAGAAGAGGCTCACTTCCTTTAGCTGA
- the gdap1 gene encoding ganglioside-induced differentiation-associated protein 1 isoform X1 yields MASESGSVAQDEKTALIEAESGQDAVQQQQGETSEKQHESKLTLYHWTQSFNSQKVRLAIAEKGLHCQEYDVSLPLSEHNEPWFMRLNPTGEVPVLVHGDNVICDPTQIVDYLEQNFNDEGTPKLVPEEGSTYYHRVQHYRELLDSLQMDAYTHGCILHPEITVDSHIPAYAASRIRTQIGNTQSELKKLAEQNPELKDAYVAKQRRIKSKLFDHDNMKYLKKLLDELEGVMDQVETELQRREEETPEEGTQSWLCGDFFSMADISLAVTLHRLKFLGLSRRYWGNGNRVNLETYYERVVERAAFTRVLGHVNNILISAVLPVAFRVAKKNAPVIVGTTLLIGLLGGATYMAFLYMKKRLTSFS; encoded by the exons ATGGCGTCTGAAAGCGGCTCTGTAGCCCAGGATGAGAAAACAGCTCTGATAGAAGCAGAGTCGGGACAAGATGCtgttcagcagcagcaaggAGAAACGTCCGAGAAGCAACACGAGTCCAAGTTGACGCTTTATCACTGGACTCAGTCTTTTAATTCTCAGAAG GTGCGTCTGGCCATAGCAGAGAAAGGTTTGCACTGTCAGGAGTACGATGTGAGTCTGCCGCTCAGCGAGCACAATGAGCCCTGGTTCATGCGTCTGAATCCAACAGGGGAAGTTCCCGTCTTAGTCCATGGCGACAACGTCATCTGTGACCCGACACAGATCGTGGACTATCTGGAGCAGAACTTCAATGATG AGGGCACCCCCAAGCTGGTACCTGAAGAGGGCAGCACATACTATCACAGGGTGCAGCACTACAGAGAGCTGCTGGACTCACTGCAGATGGATGCCTACACCCACGGCTGCATCCTCCACCCTGAGATCACAGTGGACTCGCACATACCAGCCTATGCTGCCTCGCGCATCCGAA CACAGATTGGAAACACACAGTCGGAGCTGAAAAAACTGGCCGAGCAGAATCCAGAGCTGAAAGATGCTTATGTTGCAAAACAGAGGCGCATAAAA TCCAAGTTGTTTGACCACGACAACATGAAGTACCTGAAGAAGCTTCTGGATGAGCTGGAGGGTGTGATGGACCAGGTGGAGACAGAGcttcagaggagggaggaagagacacCAG AGGAAGGAACTCAGTCCTGGCTGTGTGGGGACTTCTTCAGCATGGCCGACATCTCTCTGGCGGTAACCCTACACCGCCTCAAGTTCCTCGGCCTGTCCCGTCGCTACTGGGGCAACGGTAACCGGGTGAACCTGGAGACGTACTACGAGCGTGTGGTGGAGCGGGCGGCCTTCACAAGGGTTTTGGGCCACGTCAACAACATCCTGATATCTGCAGTCCTGCCGGTGGCGTTTCGCGTGGCCAAGAAGAACGCGCCGGTAATTGTGGGTACCACTCTGCTGATAGGCCTCCTGGGCGGAGCCACATACATGGCCTTTCTGTACATGAAGAAGAGGCTCACTTCCTTTAGCTGA
- the jph1a gene encoding junctophilin-1a, producing the protein MTGGRFDFDDGGTYCGGWEDGKAHGHGICTGPKGQGEYAGSWSHGFEIVGVYTWPSGNTYRGYWSQGKRHGLGVENKGKWVYRGEWSHGFKGRYGIRQSHNTPARYDGTWSNGLQDGYGIETYGDGGTYQGQWMGGMRHGYGVRQSVPYGMATVIKSPLRTSLASLRSEQSNGTVLQDLSTTADTPTGSRGGFVLNFHSDSEVVTGKKKGLFRRGSLFGSLRQLRKSDSRTSISSKRSSARSDATMSRISSSDANSTISIGDGELPDEDLPLEDHVDATTTETYMGEWKNDKRNGFGVSERSNGMKYEGEWLNNKRHGYGCTVFPDSTKEEGKYKNNVLVRGIRKQLIPLKNPKTKEKVDRAVEGAQRAAAIARSKVEIAASRTAHARTKSEAADQAAVSAVHDSEIARAVARELAPNFYQPGPDYVKQQSKEPVEIKEVPVEKKEKEKDSPHFYRKGTTPPHSPVTSAGGTPPPSPHSSKKKGHLSNSTSRKTSKEEKPSRKTSKEEKSSQKTSKDERSGRKLSKEERLSVPDGPKTSHVHIEAPPKPAKAQQPTPASAPPPQPPAVPVNGQLHTQYHSYYVKTPTRVPPPPEPEEEVEEEPNALTLARMPPQPAKSYSTPTPKPASIRENKSDPKLRKQDSLKPKSLADTKKASMDIAENSEETGPNSILVAMVMLLNIGLAIIFVHFLT; encoded by the exons ATGACGGGCGGAAGGTTTGACTTCGACGACGGTGGCACTTACTGCGGGGGGTGGGAGGATGGCAAAGCCCACGGACACGGCATCTGCACCGGACCCAAGGGCCAGGGCGAGTACGCCGGCTCCTGGTCGCACGGCTTCGAGATAGTCGGGGTGTACACCTGGCCCAGCGGGAACACCTACAGAGGCTACTGGTCCCAGGGGAAGCGGCATGGGCTCGGGGTGGAGAACAAGGGGAAGTGGGTGTACCGCGGGGAGTGGAGTCACGGGTTTAAGGGTCGCTACGGGATCCGGCAGAGCCACAACACACCTGCCCGCTACGACGGCACCTGGAGCAACGGGCTGCAGGATGGATACGGGATCGAAACTTATGGGGATGGAG GTACCTATCAAGGCCAGTGGATGGGCGGTATGCGGCATGGCTACGGCGTACGCCAGAGTGTTCCCTATGGCATGGCCACCGTTATCAAATCACCTCTCCGTACGTCCCTGGCCTCCCTGCGCTCCGAGCAGAGTAACGGAACGGTGCTCCAGGACCTCTCCACCACCGCAGACACGCCGACGGGCAGTCGCGGCGGCTTCGTCCTCAACTTCCACTCAGACAGCGAGGTCGTCACCGGCAAGAAGAAGGGCCTGTTCCGCCGGGGCTCGCTCTTCGGCAGCCTCAGGCAGCTGCGCAAGTCGGACTCTCGGACGTCCATCTCCAGCAAGCGCAGCTCCGCGAGAAGCGACGCCACCATGAGCCGCATCAGCTCCAGCGACGCCAACTCTACCATATCCATCGGTGACGGCGAGCTGCCAGACGAGGACCTACCTCTGGAGGACCACGTGGACGCCACCACGACCGAGACCTACATGGGAGAATGGAAGAATGACAAACGCAATGGATTTGGTGTTTCGGAGCGATCCAATGGGATGAAGTACGAGGGAGAATGGCTCAACAACAAGCGCCACGGTTACGGGTGCACGGTTTTCCCGGACAGCACCAAAGAAGAAGGGAAGTACAAAAATAACGTGCTGGTGCGTGGAATACGGAAGCAGTTGATTCCTCTTAAAAACCCCAAAACCAAAGAGAAGGTGGATCGGGCAGTGGAGGGGGCACAGAGGGCTGCAGCCATCGCCAGGAGTAAAGTGGAAATAGCAGCCTCCAG aacGGCCCATGCCAGGACAAAAAGCGAAGCCGCGGACCAGGCCGCTGTCTCCGCTGTGCACGACTCTGAAATTGCCAGGGCGGTTGCCAGGGAGCTCGCCCCCAACTTCTACCAACCAG GTCCTGACTACGTAAAGCAACAGTCAAAGGAGCCCGTGGAGATTAAAGAGGTCCCGgttgaaaagaaggagaaggagaaagattCTCCTCACTTCTACCGCAAAGGTACGACTCCTCCCCACTCCCCTGTGACCAGTGCTGGAGGCACACCTCCCCCCTCGCCGCACTCCAGCAAGAAGAAAGGTCACCTCTCCAACAGCACGAGCCGCAAAACCAGCAAAGAGGAGAAACCGTCCCGCAAAACGAGCAAAGAGGAGAAGTCAAGTCAGAAGACCAGCAAGGATGAGCGGTCTGGCAGAAAGCTGAGTAAAGAGGAGAGGCTGTCCGTCCCCGATGGCCCCAAAACCTCTCACGTCCACATCGAGGCTCCACCTAAACCCGCTAAGGCTCAGCAGCCCACCCCGGCCtcggctcctcctccacagccccCCGCAGTTCCAGTCAACGGGCAGCTCCACACTCAGTACCACAGTTACTATGTCAAGACCCCTACAAGGGTCCCTCCTCCCCCGGAGCCTGAGGAGGAAGTCGAGGAAGAGCCCAATGCCCTGACCCTGGCACGTATGCCCCCACAACCCGCCAAGTCCTATAGCACCCCTACTCCTAAGCCGGCCTCCATACGGGAGAACAAGAGCGACCCGAAACTCAGGAAGCAGGATTCCCTCAAGCCAAAGAGCCTCGCAGACACAAAGAAAGCCAGCATGGACATTGCAGAAAACAGCGAAGAAACA GGTCCTAACTCGATCCTTGTTGCCATGGTAATGCTGTTGAATATTGGCCTTGCAATTATATTTGTCCATTTTCTGACATGA
- the eloca gene encoding elongin C paralog a, translating into MDGEERTYGGCEGPDAMYVKLISSDGHEFIVKREHALTSGTIKAMLSGPGQFAENETNEVNFREIPSHVLSKVCMYFTYKVRYTNSSTEIPEFPIAPEIALELLMAANFLDC; encoded by the exons ATGG ACGGTGAAGAGAGAACCTATGGTGGCTGTGAGGGGCCAGACGCCATGTATGTGAAGCTGATCTCCTCAGATGGCCACGAGTTCATAGTGAAACGAGAACATGCCTTGACATCTGGGACTATCAAAGCCATGCTGAGCGGGCCAG GTCAGTTTGCGGAGAATGAAACCAATGAGGTGAACTTCAGGGAGATTCCGTCCCATGTCTTGTCCAAGGTGTGCATGTATTTCACCTACAAGGTCCGTTACACCAACAGCTCCACAGAAATCCCTGAATTCCCCATTGCCCCGGAGATCGCACTGGAACTGCTCATGGCGGCAAACTTTTTGGATTGCTAA